In the genome of Streptomyces sp. SAI-127, the window CCGGAAGCGAGCTGTTGAACTGGCGGTCAGTGCTGGGCGAACTGGACCCGGGTCGGCTGCACGACGTCGGGCTTCACGCCGATACCGGCTATTTCCAGTCGCTCGCCGTAGATGTCGGTGATCCTGATCGCGCCACCGCATCCGCTGCCCTGCTCGGAAAGGAAGTAGTTGTAATCCGTGCGGGGCAACTCCTTCCAGCCGGCGGCGGTTTCGACTTCCAGTCGGGCCAGCGGGTTGCGGTGGCCGATCGCCTGGACACCACACCAGTAGCGGCTCGATCCGGTCTTGTACCGGATCGAGACCGTGTCGGAGGTGCTGGGGCTCAGCAGGCTCCAGGTGATGGGGATCCGGCCCTGCACGGGGGCGGCGAGTTTCGCGAACGCCTGGGGGCTGAGGTCGAGCTGGCCGGGTGCGCAGGGCAGCGGGCACTCGTTGGTGATACGGACCGTGACGGAGGCGCCGCTCCCGGCCCGGACGCGGATGTACGCCCCGCACGCCTTGGACGTCTCGTAGTCGGTGTGGTTCATCGCCGCGGTCATGACGTCGGCGGTGGGGCCGTACAGGCAGGCGCCGTCGCCGTTGCCCACGTCGTAGAAGGTGGCCACTCCCTCGTAGGAGACGCCCGGTTTGATCCGGCCGGTCAGCGATGCCGAAGCGGACACCTTCCGCGCCGGGCGCGAGGCCGGCGGCGTCGACGGCCGGGGCGACGCGGTGCTCGCGGTGGCCTTCGGGCTGCTTGTGCGGGCCGACGCCGAAGGGGATGCCGAGGCGGGCTTCGGGTCCCGCGTCGCCGGGGTGGGCGTGCCACGGGTGGCGGCGACGGCCGTGGCCGCAGCTGAGTCGGCGGCGTCGGTCTCGTGGTCGGGACCGAAGGTGACGATCAGTACGGCCACGAGCGCGACGACGGCGGCCGCGGCCGCCGAGACGAGGGCCGTGCGCCGCCTGCCCGACGAAGAGGAACGATGCGAACGAGATGCCACTGGTGCGTCCTTCGGTGATCCGTGCAAGCCTCCGGCGGAGGGTGCTTCCGACTCGTCAGTCGCCGCCGGGCGCGGAAAGGTTGCCGGGGACTTTCCGGGCCGCCGCGTCCCCGGTCGGGTCCAGTCCCGTCATGAGTTCCGCGAAGGCACTGGCGGCGGCCGGGGAGGTGAAGAGACGGTCGAGGCGGGCGCGGGCGAGGTTGCGCAGGAAGGGCTCGGCATCGCCCGCGTCGTGAAGGGTCCGGGTGAGCCAGTGGGAGAACTCCTGGTCGTTCCAGACGCGGCGCAGACAGCGTGCCGAGTAGGTGTGCAGGGCGGTGTCGTCGCCCTGGACGGAGTCGCGCACGGCCCGGGCGAAGAGATCGGCGTCGTACAGGGCGAGGTTCATGCCCTTGCCGCCCATGGGTGACACGATGTGCGCCGCGTCGCCGACCAGGAAGAGACGGCCGTACCGCATGGGGTCGTGGACAAGGCTGCGGAGCCGGAAGATCTCGCGGTCGGTGATCGGACCGGACACGAGGCCGGGGTCGCCGAGCCTGGTGCGCAGGGCGTCCCAGACGCGGGCCTCGGGCCAGGCGGCGGGGTCGTCGTCGGGCCGGCACTGGAGGTAGTAGCGGCTGGACCGCGGCCCGCGTGGGAAGTGAGCGGCGAAGCCCTGTCGGCTGACGGCCAGCAGGGGGTGGGCCGGGGGCGGGGCGTCGGCCAGGACGGTGAGCCAGCCGATGCCGTGGTCGAAGGCGTACGCGGTGAGGGCACCGTCGGGGACGGTCGTACGGCTGACGCCGTGGTCGCCGTCGCAGCCGGCGACGAAGTCGCACGTGATCGTGCGGGGCGTGCCGTCCGCGGTGCGGTAGCGGACGGTCGGGCGGTCGCCGGTCACGTCGTGCAGGGAGACGTCGGCGGCCTCGAAGCGCAGGTCGCCGCCGTCCTCGAGATACGTGGCGGTGAGCTTCTGCACGAGGATCTGCTGAGGGCACAGGCGGGCCGGAGGGCCGTCGGAGCCGTCGCTGTCGGACACCAGATGGCGGCGGCCGTCCACCCGGAACTCCAGGATGCCGTCGTACGGGACACCGCCGAGGACCCGGTCAGTCAGCCCCCACGAGTCGAACATGCGGACCGCGCGCGTCTCGACGATGCCGGCCCGCTGGCGCTGCGCCACGTGGTCGCGGGAGCGGCGTTCCAGGACGACGCAGTCGATGCCGATGTGCAGCAGCAGCGTGGCGACGGCCATCCCGGCCGGCCCCGCGCCGATCACGACGACGGTCGTGGATTCCGAGGAATCCCGCAACTGTCCTGCTCCTTCGGCCACTTGGGCACCTCCGGGACCAGCCTGGCGAGGGCGGTGGCCGAAACGAGGCGGATCCGATCAGCGTAGGCGCCGCTGATCGGATCCGGCTCCCGGAACAGCAGTGTGCTCAGCGGTAGCAGGTGGTGAGGCCGGGCCGCCACGGGCAGGCGAGCGCGGCGAAGCCGCCGTTGGTCACGACGTCGACGCTCAGCGTGTCGCCGCCGCGCAGGACCTGCCGGTCCTGGACCAGGCCGTCGGCGCCGTCCCGGATCGTCTCCACCAGCCACCGGCCCGGACCGAGGGACAGCGGCACTGCGGCCGTGCGGGCGGCACCGGCGAAGACGCCGCCCAGGAACCAGCGCTCGCCGCTGCGGCGGGCCAGCACGGCTTCCTGACCGGGTTCACCGGCGAGGAGACGGGTGTCGTCCCAGGCCGCGGGGACCTGGTCGAAGTAGTCCCGGGCGAGCGGCCTGGCCTCGTACGACTCCGGGGTGCCCGCGAACATCTGCAGCCCCGACTCGTAGACGACGGAGAGGCCGACCTCGGCCGCGTCGGAGTTGGGCCGCAGACCGACGCGCTGGAAGGCGCCGGGTGTGAAGTCCATGGAGCCGATGACGTTGCGGGTGAACGGCAGGGTGGTGAGATGGGCGGCGGTGTTGGTGCGCTTCTCCTCGCCCGCGACGCCCTCCAGGGTCATGACCTGCGGCCAGGTGCGCTGGATGCCCTTGGGGATCGTGGAGCCGTGGAAGTCGATCATGAGGTGGTGGGCGGCCGTCTCCGCGAGGATGGCGTCGTACCACTGGAGCATGGGCTGCGCCTCGGAGTTCATGAAGTCGATCTTGACGCCCTTGACACCCCACTTCTCCAGGGTCGGCAGCCACTGGGCGCGTTCCTCGGGGGTGTCGAGGTCGCGCTGATGGATCCAGACGATGATGCCGACGCCCTTGGCGCGGGCGTAACGGACGAGCTCGGGCATCCAGCTGTTGGTCTGCCAGTTCGGGTCGGTGGTGTCCCATTCGTCGGTCTTGAAGTACCAGCCCGCGTCGACGGCCTCGTAGGGCCAGTTCCGCTTCGCGGCGTAGTCGACGAAGGCCTTCTGCGCCGTCAGGCTCTGTCCGGCTTCGCGGCCGCCGGCGAGCCAGGTCCACAGCACGGTGCCGGGCCGGATCCAGGAGGGGTCGGCGACTTCGGAGGCGGGGGCGAGGTCGTCGGTGAAGGTGGACCGGGTGACGGTGGCGAGGTCACCGGTGACCATGGCCCGCCAGGGGGTGACGAGGGGGCCGTCGCTCTTCACCCGGTCGTCGGCGAGCTTGATGCGGTAGGTGCCTGTGCCCTGGGTGTGGGCGAGGCGGGCACCGGAGTAGGCGCCGGTGAGGTCGGACTCGGCGAGCAGGGTGTAGCCGCCGTCGGTCGCGAACAGGGCCTGGTCGGAGTACTCACCGGTGGGTGCGGTCGCCGCCGTGTACTGCACGAACTGGCCTTCGTTGTCCACCCGGTAGGTGCCGAGCCAGCTCTTCGCGTCGGCCGGGAGATTGAAGGCGGACGTCTCGCCGAGGACGTCACCGGATCCCGCGGGCAGGGCGTAGCGGTAGGCGATTCCGTCCGCGGAGGCTCGGACGACGAGGTCGAGGCGGGCGCCCGCGGCCGTGGCGAAGGAGAGACGGGTCTCGTTCATGCGGACGAGGCGGTCCAGGCGTTTGCCGGACTTCGCGCGGTAACGCTCCTGAACCGTACGGTTCTTGCGGTGCAGGAAACGCAAGTCCTCGGACAGGTCGGCCCGTTCGGTGACGATGCCCACGGGCGACGGTTCGATGACCGTACGGCCGTCCCGGGACACGGCGAGGCTCAGCGTGCCCGTGGCGTCGTCGAGGGTGACCTGCGCGCGCGGCGCGTGTGCCCCTGCGGACAGGGACCAGGCCTGGTCGTGCTGTTCGGCCCGTGCGGGTGCGGTGGTGAGGAGTGCGGCCGCCAGCGAGGCGCAGAGTGCGGCGACCGCGGTTCTGATCGGAACTGCCATCGGAAACCTCCGAGTTGTGTGGCCTTTACGGCAGACCCCAGGCCGGCCCGGGCTCGCTGACGGCGACGGGCGCGATGCTCAGGTCGGGGCGGGAGCCGGTATGGACGAGCACCTCACGGCCGCGGGGCAGGTCGATGGCGAGGGTGCCGTCGCCGAGGTCATGGGTACGGGCCGGGGTGCCGTCGTCCAGCACGGCGGTGAGCTGCCCGGTGAGGCCGTGCCGGAGCTTGAGGGGTTCGCCCGCCAGGCTCCTGACCCTGATGAACCGGGTGGCCCCCGCCTTGCGGACGGCGCTGACCAGGAAGGCGCCCTCGGTACGGAAGTTGTGCAGGGTGAGGTCCGCCCAGGCGGTCGGGACGGCGGGGAAGACGCGGATCACTCCGCCCCAGCTCTGGCAGAACATGTCGTGCAGGGACTGCGAGGCGGACAGCGGGGTCTCGATGACCGGACCGGCCTCCGTGTAGTGGGTGTTGGCCCGGCACGGGTAACGGGTGGTGGGGTCGAAGAACTTGCGCAGGTAGGTGATCGCGGTGTCGCCGTCGCCGCTCATCGCGTACATGGAGGCCGCGCCGGTGTAGCTGTAGCCGCGGTGGGCGCCGGTCAGCGCGTGCCAGTGGACCAGCGACCTGGTGATGAGGTCGCGGTTCTCGGGCTGGTCCCAGTTGACGAGGTAGAGGGGGTAGACCATCAGCAGGTGCGAGTAGTGGCGGTGGGACTGGGCGTAGGGGGTGTCGGCACCGATCATGAAGCCGTTGGCGTCGACCGGGTACGGCGTGAGTCTGGCCAGCACCTCCTGCCAGCGCGGGGCCAACTCGTCCTCGATGCCGAGGAGTTCGGCGGAGTCGAGGAGGGTCTGGCAGCCCCAGCGGATCAGGGCCAGGTCGTAGTTGGTGTCCTGCGGCGGTACGACGGGGTATTCGGGCGAGAGGGTGCTGGGCAGGTGGAGCTTGCCGTCGCTGCCCGGGGTGAGGAAGTGCAGGTAGTAGTTGATGGCCCGGCGCAGCACCGGGTAGATCGTGTCGCGCAGCAGGGACCTGTCCATGGAGTGCCGGTACGACAGCCACACGTTGTGCAGGGCCCAGGTGAGGTCGCCGGTCTCGGCGCCGGTGCCGGGCCGGCCGACGCCGCGGTTGGCGAACATGTCGGAGCTGCGGCCGACGCCGGAGCTGTCGGCGCGGTAGGCGGCCGGCACGTTGGCGATGAGCTGTTCCTGGTTCTGGCGCAGCGTGGTGGCGAGGGAGTCCAGCTCCGGGTGATTGAAGCCGTGGATGAGCCAGTACTCCAGCTGGACGTTGAGGTTCCACCAGACCGCGGGCCACGGCGTGGGCTCCAGCCAGGGCCCGGAGGTGGCCATGACGGGGCCGCCGGCGCGGCTCGCGGAGGCGACCTTGTAGAGCTGGATCCAGTGGAAGCTCTGGAGCCGTTGGTCGGGGAACGAGACGAAGCTCTTGCGGTAGAACGCGTGCCACCAGTCCGTGTGGCGGCGCCTGAGCGTGCTGTACGACTTCGCGCGGCGGAGGTTGCGCAGCGAGTCGGCTTCCGCGGCCGTGCCGGAGGGATGGCTGTGGCCGACGCTGAGGAGCAGGTCGTCGCCGGTGCGGCGGTGGGCGGTGGCGGTCTGGCCGCCGCCGGTGAGGGGCTGGAGGACCTGTTCCGTGCCGTCGGTGGTGGTGCGGGTGGTCCAGGCCGGGTTGGCGGTGTATCCGGCGGGCGGTGCCTCGCTGATCTTGCGGGGGCTGATGGCCTCCGCGGGGTGGAAGGTCCAGGTGGCGCGTTCACCACCGGCGGCCTTCACCCGGACGGCCAGAACCTCGTCGTGGATGAGGGCGGCGAGGGTGAGGGTGCCGGCCGTGGTGGTGACCGTGCCGGTGAGTTCGGCGTTCCACAGGCTCAGCCGCCAGTCGACGGCGGTGATCGTGCCGGCCGGTTCGAGGGTGAGGTGGCCTACGGGGAGACGGCAGGTTCCCCAGCCGCTGCCGAACTCGGGGCGGTGGTCCTGGACCCGGCCGTGCTGGACGGTGAAGCGGATCTGGTTGGCGCCGGGCTCCTGATAGATCATGCTGCCGAGTTGGCCGTCGCCCAGGAAGGGGCCCTCGTACCACAGGGTGGGCAGCCTGCTCCACAGCAGGTCCTGGTCGTTCAGGAATCGGGCCCACGCGCCGTCGGTGGTCATGGTGTCCCGGAGTTTCCAGGGGCGGCCTGCGGCCCCTGACGAAGACATCGGTTCTTCGGCGCGGGCCGTACCGGGTAACGCGGCCGCCGCGGCTCCGCCCAGCGCGGTGCCGAGTACGGCTCTGCGGGCCGGCTGCGAGTGTCTCTCCGGCTGTGAGGTCATCGTCGTCCTCTCTACCTGACGGATCCTCGATACATCGGGTGTATCGGGGAACCTAAGAGGCCCTTGTGTACCTGTCAATGACTTCAGCACCATGCGAATCACGTGACAGTCGGGTCATTCACGACACCCTCACCCGGGAGACCCATGTCAGCAGGCCTAGGCCAGCCCTTCGACCCATCCGATGTATTCCCTTCGTTCATGACGTGGGCGGCGCAATCACCGACAGGACGCCGGCGAGGCGGTGGGGCAGGTCGTCGGCGGGGACGTCGATGAGCTGGTAGCCGAGCTCGCGGTAGGTCTCCTCGTGGACCTTCTCGAACACCAGCGACTCCTGATAGCTGATCCGGCGGGCCGAGGTGGGTTCACAGAACCCCAGATTGCGGATGAAGAGCACCTGGCGCTCGTAGATCCCCTCGGAGCGGATCCGCTCGAGCTCCGCCCCGAGCGTCCGGGACACCGGGCGCCCCAGGTAGGTGGCGAGTGCGAGGGTGCAGACCGGTGAGCGGTCGAAGATCTGGAGGGCGGCGGCCCCGCTCGCCTCCTGCTGCCGCTGTCGCTGCAGAGTGACGATCTCGTCGATGAAGGACACCCGCGTCCACGGCTCGTCCTCGCCCTGGGCCTGAGCCCGTGCGATGACCTCCGTCGCCGCCTCCTCCACCACGGCGTGGCCGAGTTCGCGCAGGCGGTGCAGGATGGTGGTCTTGCCCGCGCCGGGTGTGCCGGTGAGAACGTAGCGACGCATGGTGGAGCCCTTCTCGTGGAGGGTGGGTGGTTCCGATGGCGGTGCGCGGACTCCGGAGACCGGAATTGCCTCTGCCCGTCGAGACCGTCGCCGACGTCAACAGCACGGCCTGAAGGGGGCGTTGACACCCGACAGGTTCGGCGTCACGGTGAGGGTTCGCCGCGCAACGGGCCCCGGAGGTCTTGCCTTGGCTGGTTCATCCGCACCGAACTCTGACGCCGAACTCGTCGAACGCGTACGGAAACTTCAGCCTCTCATCCGTTCCCACGCCCTGCGCACCGAACAGGAACGCCGGGTGACCGGCGAGGTCGTCGCGGCTCTCACGGACGCCGGGGTCCTTCGCATGAACGTGCCCCGCCGGTACGGCGGTTACCAGACCTCGGTGCGTGCGCAGGTCGACGTACTGAGCGAGGTCTCCGCCGCGTGCGGGTCGACGGGATTCATGGCACTGATCCAGGCCGGGTGCGCGTTCATCGCTGCACTCTTCCCGGACGAGGCACAGGACGAGATCTTCACCGGCCCTGACATACGGGTCAGCGGCACCCTCATACCGAAGGCGAAGGCCCGTCCGGTCGAGGGCGGTTACGTGGTCGACGGTACCTCTCCCTTCGCCACCGGCTGTCAGGACTCCGACTGGCACCTGCTGACCGCTGTGGCGGACTCCGGTGGCGGCCGCCCACCGGATCTGCTGTGGACGGCCGTTCCGATGACCGAACTCGACGTGCTCGACGACTGGCACGTCTCCGGTCTGGCCGGGAGCGGCAGCAACAGTGTCGTCGCCCACGACGTCCACGTCCCGGCCCACCGCGTCCTGCCACTGGGGCCGTTGCTCGGCGGGTCCTACCCCTCGCGGCGCAACAGCGAAGACCCCTTCTACGGCATGCCCGTCCTCCTGCTGTTCTGTGCCTGGACAGCGGCCGGCGCCCTCGGTCCGGCCCGGGCGGCGCTGGCGGAGTTCGGCGAACGCATCCGTCAACGGGGCATCACCTACACGATCTACGAGCATCAGCACACCGCCCCGGTGACGCATCTGCAGTTCGCCGAGGCCGCGATGAAGATCTCCTGTGCCGAACTGCTCACCGCCGACTTCGTCTCGCTGATCGACACCCGGGTCGCGGACGGCAATCCGTACACGCCGGAGGAGCGGGCCCGGATCCGGGCCCAGTCCGGTTATGTGGCGCGGCTGTGCAAGGAGGCCGTAGACCTGATCGGTTCCGCGTCCGGCGCGTCGTCGCTGCAGCTGGAGGTGCCGGTCCAGCGTGCCGTGCGGGATCTCAACGCCCTGAGCCTGCACTCCTTCGTCAACCCCGCCGCCAATCTGGAGTTGTACGGGAGGGTGTTGTCAGGGTTGGACGCCGGTACGCCGTTCCTGTGATGACTTCCGCGAAGATGACTTCCGCGAAGCGGCGTGGCGGGGGTCGCGCCCGCTCGTCAGCTGCGCGCTGCCGTCCCGAAGGGGAGGGCTTCGCCTGAGCGCAGGTGCTCCCTCAGCCACTGTTCGGTGTTGCTCACGTG includes:
- a CDS encoding AAA family ATPase, with translation MRRYVLTGTPGAGKTTILHRLRELGHAVVEEAATEVIARAQAQGEDEPWTRVSFIDEIVTLQRQRQQEASGAAALQIFDRSPVCTLALATYLGRPVSRTLGAELERIRSEGIYERQVLFIRNLGFCEPTSARRISYQESLVFEKVHEETYRELGYQLIDVPADDLPHRLAGVLSVIAPPTS
- a CDS encoding 4-hydroxybenzoate 3-monooxygenase, which codes for MAEGAGQLRDSSESTTVVVIGAGPAGMAVATLLLHIGIDCVVLERRSRDHVAQRQRAGIVETRAVRMFDSWGLTDRVLGGVPYDGILEFRVDGRRHLVSDSDGSDGPPARLCPQQILVQKLTATYLEDGGDLRFEAADVSLHDVTGDRPTVRYRTADGTPRTITCDFVAGCDGDHGVSRTTVPDGALTAYAFDHGIGWLTVLADAPPPAHPLLAVSRQGFAAHFPRGPRSSRYYLQCRPDDDPAAWPEARVWDALRTRLGDPGLVSGPITDREIFRLRSLVHDPMRYGRLFLVGDAAHIVSPMGGKGMNLALYDADLFARAVRDSVQGDDTALHTYSARCLRRVWNDQEFSHWLTRTLHDAGDAEPFLRNLARARLDRLFTSPAAASAFAELMTGLDPTGDAAARKVPGNLSAPGGD
- a CDS encoding Tat pathway signal sequence domain protein, yielding MTSQPERHSQPARRAVLGTALGGAAAAALPGTARAEEPMSSSGAAGRPWKLRDTMTTDGAWARFLNDQDLLWSRLPTLWYEGPFLGDGQLGSMIYQEPGANQIRFTVQHGRVQDHRPEFGSGWGTCRLPVGHLTLEPAGTITAVDWRLSLWNAELTGTVTTTAGTLTLAALIHDEVLAVRVKAAGGERATWTFHPAEAISPRKISEAPPAGYTANPAWTTRTTTDGTEQVLQPLTGGGQTATAHRRTGDDLLLSVGHSHPSGTAAEADSLRNLRRAKSYSTLRRRHTDWWHAFYRKSFVSFPDQRLQSFHWIQLYKVASASRAGGPVMATSGPWLEPTPWPAVWWNLNVQLEYWLIHGFNHPELDSLATTLRQNQEQLIANVPAAYRADSSGVGRSSDMFANRGVGRPGTGAETGDLTWALHNVWLSYRHSMDRSLLRDTIYPVLRRAINYYLHFLTPGSDGKLHLPSTLSPEYPVVPPQDTNYDLALIRWGCQTLLDSAELLGIEDELAPRWQEVLARLTPYPVDANGFMIGADTPYAQSHRHYSHLLMVYPLYLVNWDQPENRDLITRSLVHWHALTGAHRGYSYTGAASMYAMSGDGDTAITYLRKFFDPTTRYPCRANTHYTEAGPVIETPLSASQSLHDMFCQSWGGVIRVFPAVPTAWADLTLHNFRTEGAFLVSAVRKAGATRFIRVRSLAGEPLKLRHGLTGQLTAVLDDGTPARTHDLGDGTLAIDLPRGREVLVHTGSRPDLSIAPVAVSEPGPAWGLP
- a CDS encoding acyl-CoA dehydrogenase family protein; protein product: MAGSSAPNSDAELVERVRKLQPLIRSHALRTEQERRVTGEVVAALTDAGVLRMNVPRRYGGYQTSVRAQVDVLSEVSAACGSTGFMALIQAGCAFIAALFPDEAQDEIFTGPDIRVSGTLIPKAKARPVEGGYVVDGTSPFATGCQDSDWHLLTAVADSGGGRPPDLLWTAVPMTELDVLDDWHVSGLAGSGSNSVVAHDVHVPAHRVLPLGPLLGGSYPSRRNSEDPFYGMPVLLLFCAWTAAGALGPARAALAEFGERIRQRGITYTIYEHQHTAPVTHLQFAEAAMKISCAELLTADFVSLIDTRVADGNPYTPEERARIRAQSGYVARLCKEAVDLIGSASGASSLQLEVPVQRAVRDLNALSLHSFVNPAANLELYGRVLSGLDAGTPFL
- a CDS encoding expansin EXLX1 family cellulose-binding protein, which gives rise to MASRSHRSSSSGRRRTALVSAAAAAVVALVAVLIVTFGPDHETDAADSAAATAVAATRGTPTPATRDPKPASASPSASARTSSPKATASTASPRPSTPPASRPARKVSASASLTGRIKPGVSYEGVATFYDVGNGDGACLYGPTADVMTAAMNHTDYETSKACGAYIRVRAGSGASVTVRITNECPLPCAPGQLDLSPQAFAKLAAPVQGRIPITWSLLSPSTSDTVSIRYKTGSSRYWCGVQAIGHRNPLARLEVETAAGWKELPRTDYNYFLSEQGSGCGGAIRITDIYGERLEIAGIGVKPDVVQPTRVQFAQH
- a CDS encoding glycoside hydrolase family 97 protein produces the protein MAVPIRTAVAALCASLAAALLTTAPARAEQHDQAWSLSAGAHAPRAQVTLDDATGTLSLAVSRDGRTVIEPSPVGIVTERADLSEDLRFLHRKNRTVQERYRAKSGKRLDRLVRMNETRLSFATAAGARLDLVVRASADGIAYRYALPAGSGDVLGETSAFNLPADAKSWLGTYRVDNEGQFVQYTAATAPTGEYSDQALFATDGGYTLLAESDLTGAYSGARLAHTQGTGTYRIKLADDRVKSDGPLVTPWRAMVTGDLATVTRSTFTDDLAPASEVADPSWIRPGTVLWTWLAGGREAGQSLTAQKAFVDYAAKRNWPYEAVDAGWYFKTDEWDTTDPNWQTNSWMPELVRYARAKGVGIIVWIHQRDLDTPEERAQWLPTLEKWGVKGVKIDFMNSEAQPMLQWYDAILAETAAHHLMIDFHGSTIPKGIQRTWPQVMTLEGVAGEEKRTNTAAHLTTLPFTRNVIGSMDFTPGAFQRVGLRPNSDAAEVGLSVVYESGLQMFAGTPESYEARPLARDYFDQVPAAWDDTRLLAGEPGQEAVLARRSGERWFLGGVFAGAARTAAVPLSLGPGRWLVETIRDGADGLVQDRQVLRGGDTLSVDVVTNGGFAALACPWRPGLTTCYR